A region of Paenibacillus sp. JNUCC-31 DNA encodes the following proteins:
- a CDS encoding SMI1/KNR4 family protein — MIKQAELLWQRIIAKGARANADFEASLNLQQGATNEDFRSVENELGVILPEEMKALYRVHNGQVWSIGVPSFIRNLTLSPLDQVKENWAFLQEEFDPDEMEPEIEDDAVKPVLWNCKWIPIAANGGGDYLCLDTDPSSTGTVGQVLYFWHDWGHRSVEAAGLFEFIQKCMEEEDEDDET, encoded by the coding sequence ATGATCAAGCAAGCAGAACTGTTATGGCAACGTATTATTGCAAAAGGCGCGAGGGCAAATGCGGATTTTGAGGCTTCGCTCAATCTTCAGCAAGGTGCGACAAACGAAGATTTTCGATCCGTGGAAAATGAACTCGGGGTAATATTGCCTGAAGAGATGAAGGCTCTGTATCGAGTGCATAACGGACAAGTCTGGAGTATTGGCGTACCATCCTTTATTCGTAATCTGACATTGTCACCACTGGATCAGGTGAAGGAGAACTGGGCGTTTTTGCAGGAAGAATTCGACCCCGACGAGATGGAGCCCGAGATTGAAGATGATGCCGTTAAGCCGGTACTGTGGAATTGCAAATGGATTCCGATTGCTGCCAATGGTGGCGGAGATTATCTGTGTCTGGACACAGACCCATCAAGTACGGGAACTGTGGGACAGGTGTTGTACTTTTGGCATGATTGGGGACATCGGTCGGTTGAGGCTGCGGGATTATTTGAATTTATTCAGAAGTGTATGGAAGAAGAGGATGAGGACGATGAAACGTAG
- a CDS encoding GNAT family N-acetyltransferase, translating to MIQITMRQAIQADQEQLADLRALALYDDLNRLGRYDEVKVRERFRNTFDPEYTWIIEVEGAAVGCVALKPKLEEMLLEHFYIHPDVQGQKIGTQVLNTLLQRDEVQGRRVILNVLQGSPARRLYERFGFVLDSEDEVDVFMSVQVQ from the coding sequence ATGATCCAGATAACAATGCGTCAAGCTATACAGGCAGACCAAGAGCAACTTGCTGATTTGCGGGCCTTGGCTCTGTATGATGATTTAAACAGGCTGGGAAGGTACGATGAGGTGAAGGTTCGTGAACGTTTCCGTAATACATTTGACCCGGAGTATACATGGATAATTGAGGTCGAAGGTGCAGCGGTGGGGTGTGTAGCGTTGAAGCCCAAGTTGGAAGAGATGCTATTGGAACATTTCTATATCCATCCCGATGTTCAGGGACAGAAAATAGGAACTCAGGTGTTAAACACACTGCTGCAAAGGGATGAAGTTCAGGGAAGGCGTGTCATTTTAAATGTATTGCAGGGCAGCCCGGCTCGGCGTTTGTATGAACGCTTTGGGTTTGTCTTGGACAGTGAAGACGAGGTGGATGTGTTTATGTCCGTTCAAGTGCAGTAA
- a CDS encoding MFS transporter has protein sequence MENAKMPHWKRNLYILWFGLFFNHMAYTLSVPFFPLFLQKDLGIQSGLEVWSGVSISISFLISGLCAPFWGSLADRYGSKLMLIRSGVGLAIAHLANYFVYDPYSFIAVRIFQGLMAGFNPASITLVGTNTPEKHVGYALGVISTSTATGGILGPLVGGVLSHWIGLRGCFIASGIITLLSAVMVIWVKEARGPRTVVRTSILGDLKKAAATPGLMGIYGLILLVSTSVLIIEPVLTLYVVQIGGDVSSATLSAGIVFSAIGVATVIMGPRWGRIGGKIGYEKTLFIGLLGGGIGSLLQLTAHNLIYFGSLRFVYGLFFAAVYPALNALIIKYADRDFRGRAVSLSQTANQFGIVLGPLLGGFLGGWTGIPFVFLLTGIVLLGAAWTVRVSERNQANKPGLGMTAAEVSGNSIKK, from the coding sequence ATGGAGAATGCCAAGATGCCGCATTGGAAGCGAAATCTGTATATTCTGTGGTTTGGTCTGTTTTTCAATCATATGGCATACACCTTGTCCGTTCCATTCTTTCCGCTGTTTTTGCAAAAGGATCTTGGTATCCAGAGTGGACTGGAAGTCTGGTCCGGCGTCTCGATCTCAATCAGCTTTCTGATCAGTGGACTATGTGCTCCCTTCTGGGGATCGCTGGCTGACAGATACGGCAGCAAACTGATGCTGATTCGTTCGGGCGTTGGGCTCGCCATTGCTCATCTGGCTAACTATTTCGTTTATGATCCTTACTCGTTTATTGCTGTGCGGATATTTCAGGGACTCATGGCCGGCTTCAATCCTGCATCGATTACATTGGTCGGCACCAATACTCCGGAGAAGCATGTAGGTTATGCGCTTGGTGTCATCTCCACATCCACAGCTACCGGGGGAATTCTGGGGCCGCTTGTCGGTGGCGTGCTAAGCCATTGGATCGGGCTGCGCGGATGCTTTATCGCCTCGGGGATCATTACGCTGCTCTCGGCTGTGATGGTGATATGGGTCAAAGAAGCCCGTGGTCCCCGCACTGTGGTTCGCACAAGCATTCTGGGTGATTTGAAAAAAGCTGCCGCTACTCCGGGATTAATGGGGATCTATGGTTTGATTTTACTCGTTTCGACTTCCGTGCTCATCATTGAACCTGTGCTGACGCTTTATGTGGTCCAGATTGGTGGAGACGTCAGTAGTGCAACACTTAGTGCAGGAATCGTCTTCTCGGCCATCGGCGTGGCAACGGTCATTATGGGGCCTCGTTGGGGACGGATTGGCGGGAAGATCGGATACGAGAAAACGCTGTTTATCGGTCTGCTGGGCGGCGGCATTGGCAGTTTGCTGCAACTGACGGCGCATAACCTCATTTATTTTGGAAGTCTGCGATTTGTCTATGGCCTGTTCTTCGCTGCAGTGTATCCGGCCTTAAATGCGTTGATCATCAAATATGCGGACCGTGATTTCCGGGGGAGGGCTGTCAGTCTGAGTCAGACCGCGAATCAATTCGGTATTGTACTCGGCCCGTTACTCGGCGGTTTTCTGGGCGGATGGACGGGGATTCCTTTTGTTTTTCTCCTAACAGGCATTGTCCTTCTGGGAGCAGCCTGGACAGTCCGGGTAAGCGAAAGGAACCAGGCGAATAAACCGGGATTGGGGATGACAGCAGCAGAAG